Below is a genomic region from Prolixibacteraceae bacterium.
CTATGATATGATGAAGCGTGTATTACACCTATCTCATGATGAGATGAGTGAAACATTTGCTCATTGGAATAAAGGAGATCTAGATAGTTATTTGATTGAAATTACGGCCGAAATATTAGCATTTAGAGATGAAAATAACGATCCTTTGGTCGAAAAAATATTAGATGCTGCTGGTCAAAAAGGAACAGGTAAATGGACTGCTGTTTCTGCGCTTGATGCTGGTATCCCATTGACATTGATTGGTGAGTCTGTATTTGCTCGTTGTTTGTCTGCTCAGAAAGATCTTAGAGTGTCTGCAAGTAAGATCTATGATGCTCCAAAAGTTGATTTTAAAGGTGATAAACAACAGTTTGTAGATGATTTAGAAGCTGCTTTACTTGGCTCAAAGATTATCTCTTATGCTCAAGGTTATGATTTAATGCGTGAGTCTGCCAAAGAAAATAACTGGGATCTTAATTATGGTGATATTGCCTTGATGTGGAGAGGTGGTTGTATTATCCGTTCCACTTTCTTAGGAAAGATAAAGGAGGCTTATGATAAAAATCCAACTCTAGAACACCTGATGTTAGATGATTTCTTTAGAGATAAGTTAGAGGCAGCCGCTAAAGGATGGCGTAATGTGGTGGCTACAGCTGTAGCTAACGGTATTGCTGTTCCTGCACTCTCATCGGCATTGTCTTATTTTGATGGTTTTAGAACTGCAGATTCTCCTGCAAATATGTTGCAAGCACAACGTGACTATTTCGGAGCACATACCTACGAAAGAAAAGATGGTAAGCGTGGTGAGTTTCATCATACGAATTGGACTGGACGTGGTGGGGATACTGCTTCAACAACATATAACGTCTAATTAGATTCATAATGAACGAATGGTTGTACTTGGTATTGGGATGTTGGTTTGTCTCTTCACTTTTTGTGTTTTTTCGTCCAGCCCCAGTGCCTAAAAAAGGTATTGTCTCACGTTTCTATAATTGGATATTGAACTATGCACAATCTGTTGCATGGTTCATTTTTGGTTTCTACTGTTTGGTGCACTATAATGAAGCATCTTGGTGTTACTCTATTTCCAATGTAATGCTCATTTTTGCAGGAGCATTATATTTTATGTTTATAGGAGCCGTGATTCATGTTAAGTTTACCAAAGGTCGATAGCGTTGCGTTTTTGAACATGCAATTTGATGTTTAAGAATAAGATTGTACACTATAAATATTTACTTGTTATGAAAAAAGTTGCAGTGATCCTTTCTGGATGTGGTGTTTATGATGGTACTGAAATCCATGAAGCTACTTCTACACTTATTGCACTCTCGATGAGAGGTATCTCCTATCAGTGTTTTGCACCGAATATAATGCAGCATCATGTGGTTAACCATCTAACTGGTGAAGAGATGGAAGAACAGAGAAATGTGTTGGTTGAATCAGCTCGAATTGCAAGAGGAGATATTAAAGAGATAGGGGATTTTAGTGCTGAGATATACGATGCAGTAATCTTTCCTGGTGGTTTTGGTGTTGCAAAAAACTTGTGTGATTTGGCATTTAAAGGGGCCGAATGTGAAGTGAATGAAGATATTCGTAAGGTGATTCTTTGGATGGTTAAAGAGGAGAAGCCAATTGGTGCTCTTTGTATATCCCCTGCTATGATTGCAAAAGTCTTACCCCATGCGGATCTCACTATTGGTCAGGACCAAGATACAATTGATGTCATTGAAGCGATGGAGGGTGTTCATCACAAAACCAAAAGTTGTGAGGTGATTGTGGATGAGAAATATAAGCTAGCTACAACTCCGTGCTATATGCTTGATGTATCTATTGCTGAAGTTTTTCAGGGGGCACTGAATATTGTGGATGAGATTATTCAGTTGTGGGAAGAGAAGAAATAACCACAACTCTTATCTAGATAAAAGATCGGTAATGCAGCCACCTTGTAGGGGAGCATTACCGATCTTTTGTTTTAAGTTGGGTGTGCGTTTCTATTTTTTGATATTTGTAATTGCTTGACCACTCGATCCGCTAGGACTTGGTATTGATATTAAATAGCTAATTGAAGGAGTCAGGTCAGTTGCATTATATAGTTTCGGATCATTATAGTGACGAATTCCATTTCCTAAGAACATAAACATTAACTGTTTATCTCCATAATAGGATGGAGTACTATAACGGTCTTTAACAGCCCAGTTTGGTCGCAATTTGAATACGACATCTCCCGATCTTTTGGCATTGAATCCATGGCTAAAAGGGAGGTTGTTTTGTGAGGTGAAGTCTGTTTGAAGAAGTGTTGATGCACTCCATGCCTGCGAAATGGCTTCAAAGTCTTTTAAGAAGGTGGCTGTCTCGTTCTGAAATTCGGTTAGGCTTAGCTTTCTCTTGCGGATAAGGTCTCGATCAAAAAAGATCTGTTGGTTCTCAGATAGAAGAATCCAATTCCCTTTTTCAAATCGAATATTAAGGTAAGACTTTAGAAGTGCCGTAGCTGCTGTGGGGTCAAAGTATTTTACAGGCATCTTCAGCTCTTCGTTAAGATATTCTACCCCATATTGCGTCGGGTTAAAATTAGCAATAGATACAAGGTAATTTCCTTTGCCATATTTTTGATCTAGGAAGCTTAGCATGGATGCTATATTGGTGTCAAGCCTCAGAAAAGTATCTTCCATCTCCATTGAAGTTGGACCAAAATTAATACCTTCACTATCCATGGTAGAGAAGACTATATTTAGCTGGTAAACAGATTGGTCCTTGCCTAGTTCTTCTGACTCAATGAGGTTTTTGGCAAAGTCTGATACTAGCTGATTGCCGTAAGGTGTTGACTTCAAAATTTTGTAACTGCCACTTTTTTTATGTAGGTCTTCCAAGTCATGAGGAAATGAATTGTATCGCTGTGCATATCCTTTTTCTAAGATATAATCATCTGCCAAACTCTCCGAATACTCTGATTCAGGAAGAAGAGGTTCCCATTTTCTTGTGATGTAATCATCTATAAGGCGTTTTTTATTGAACAGAAAGGCCCATTCAGGAAAAGTCTCTAGATAGTAAGAAGAGGAGATGAAGTTCCCACTCGTATTATCTAACCAATATGCACCATCTGATATGTGGCCACTCGCTAGAATTGCTGTGTTGCGATTTAGAGAGATTGTATAGGTTTTTGATCTCTTTAGTGAAATTTGTTTTATCTGATCTCCCATTGTAGGGACAAGAAGATGGTGTGCAGATGCTTTACCTTCATCAGAATCGCTTCCAACTGTAATATAGTAGGGGTCATCAACGGCTTCTACCTTCTCGTTATTTAGCCAATGGTACCAATGGTTACTAACAATTCCATGAACTTGTGGCCATGAACCTGTAGTTAACGTGGTAATAGAACTTGAGCGGTCCATTACTGATTGACTCATCTGTACATTAGAGCAAATATAACCTTGACGATAGAATCGTTTGAAACCATCTTCTCTTAAGTGTGGCCAATAGCGTATAATATAATCATTTCTCATATTTTCAATGAATATATTTACCACAACTTTCGAAGAGTTGTTCTGTGCAAAAGATGGAATATTAACTACCAGCAGTAATAGAGGTAGTAGTAGTTTGATGGAGTGCTTCATTTGTGTAAAAACTTGTATGGTGTGTTTAATAATATTGGATTAGGGTTCATTCGACCAGCTTGTAAAAGGGGATATGCAGAGTTGTGAATTGTAATATTTATCCTCTCCTGAAACCTCTTTAATGATCCATTGGGGAAGTATTACCTCTTCGGTGGATTCATTTAACTCCACTTCCGCTAAATATAGTCCTCTGTTCTCATCTTCAAAAATGTCAATCTCCCATAGATGAGGTGGATTGTGATAGTAGTACCTCTTTTTATTGATCTTATTGGAGGTCATCTTTAATAGTTGCTTTGCATCATCGATGGGTATGGTGTATTCAAATTCATCTCTAGTAATACCTTCAGTCCTACCTTTGATGGTGAGAAAAGCAGTCGTGTCTTTTATCCGAACCCGAACTGTTTTGTTGGGATCTGTTGATAGATAGCCCTGTTCTATGCTGGAGAAGGGAAGACCCTCTAGCGGAATATCTTTTGAGATAATAAACTTTCTTTCAATTTCTTTTGCCATAAAGATGTGTAGTTTCTGTTGCGTTGAAAGCAAAGGTAATTATATAGATGATGGTAGTCAAATAGCGATCTATTAATCTTTGACAAAAAGATGTATATATTTAGAGCAATGATTGTCAATAACGATGAAATAATTAGAGCTTTGATTGAGAATCTTCTATTTTGAATTACTTAAAATAGAAGGATCTATTTGCAATTCTTATTATGATGTCGGTTATTGTGTGTTCTAATTTATTGAGAATGAGTTTTGTAGTTCTATTTTGAGTTCTATGATCAATATGTGGTAAATAAGTTGTGATCCTAAATAAAATAGTCTATTTTTGCAGTCTTATTTTTTAGAGAAACATATGAGTTTTGATACATTAGGATTACGCGAAGAGTTAGTGTTAGGGGTCAAAGAGTTAGGTTTTGAGAACCCTACACCAATTCAGTCTGAAGCGATCCCTTTATTGCTAGAGGAGCAGTCGGATTTTGTCGGATTGGCTCAAACGGGAACTGGGAAAACAGCAGCATTTGGTCTGCCATTATTGAATAGTATTGATTCTACTATTAGTGACACTCAGGGTGTCATAGTCTGTCCAACACGTGAATTGTGCCTTCAAATCGAAAAAGATTTGAATAATTTTGCAAAGATGATGCCTTGGGTGCGTATCGTGTCTGTATATGGTGGGGCTAATATCGCATTGCAAATCAAAGAGCTTAGAAGAGGAGCACATATTATTGTGGCTACTCCAGGGCGTTTTGTTGACCTTATTTCGAGAGGAAAGGCTCGTCTAGAGCAGGTTAAGGTTGCAGTGCTTGATGAGGCTGATGAGATGCTAAATATGGGCTTCAAGGCTGAATTAGATGCCATCTTAGAAGCAACCCCAGACCACAGATCTACTTGGTTGTTTTCTGCAACCATGCCAGCAGAGGTTAAAAGGATTTCAAAAGCTTACATGTCCAACCCGAAAGAGTTATCGGTTGGAGGAGTGAATGAAACTTCAAATAATATTTCTCACGAATACTATGCTGTTCGTGAAAGAGATCGTTATGAAGCACTAAAACGAGTTATTGATTTTCAGCCAAATATCTATGGTGTTGTGTTCTGTCGCACTAGAATGGAGACACAAGAGATTGCTGATAAATTAATGAGAGATGGTTATAGTGCCGATTCATTACATGGTGATTTATCTCAAGCACAACGTGATGCTGTGATGAACTCATTTAGAAAGAAACGCATTCAAATGTTGGTTGCTACTGATGTAGCTGCTCGTGGAATTGACGTTTCAGATCTTACCCATGTAATTCATTACAAATTACCAGATGATCCAGAAGTGTATACACACCGAAGTGGTCGTACTGGACGTGCGGGTAAAAAAGGTACTTCTATTGCCTTTATTACAAGCAAAGAACAACGTCGTATTCAAGATATTCAACGAACTGTAAAAGCTAAGTTTGAAGCAAAAGAGATACCTTCTATTGAAGATATTTGCCAAACTAAACTTTATTCTTTAGTTGATGACCTAAAAGATGTTACGGTTCATGATCAAGAGATTGATCAATATATTGAAAAGGTTTCGGATAAATTAGATGAGCTTTCAAGAGAAGAGTTAATCAAAAAGATTGTTTCTAAAGAGTTTAATCAATTCTTAGATTACTATCGTAATGCTCGTGATATCTCTTGTGATTTCAAACAACTGTCTAAGAGATCAAGAGAAGATCGTAGTAGTCGTACTAGTCAGCCTACTAGGAGCGGAATGTCTCGATTCTTTATCAATGCAGGTCATCTTGATGGCTTGAACAAAGGTGCATTGGTTCGTATCATTTGTGAGTCAACAAATATGCGTGGTCACCTTATCGGTGCTATTGATATCAAATCGGCATACTCTTTCTTCGAGGTAGAAACTAGTTCTTCTGATCAAGTAGTGAACTCTTCATCTAACTTTGACTTTGAAGGAAAGAGTTTAAGAGTCGAGAAAGCCGAAGGTGGCGGTGGAAGTGATCGTCGCAGTGGCGGTGGAGATCGTCGTCGTAGTGGCGGTGGAGATCGTCGTCGTAGTGGCGGTG
It encodes:
- the gnd gene encoding decarboxylating NADP(+)-dependent phosphogluconate dehydrogenase — encoded protein: MKKADIGLIGLAVMGENLVLNMESKGYTVAVYNRTVSKVDSFVKGRGEGKNFIGTHSLEELVSSLERPRKVMMLVKAGQAVDALIDQLIPLLEPGDIIIDGGNSHYPDTIRRTKYVTSHGLLYVGSGVSGGEEGALLGPSLMPGGSKEAWPYIKDIFQSIAAKVDDGTPCCDWVGDDGAGHFVKMVHNGIEYGDMQIISEAYDMMKRVLHLSHDEMSETFAHWNKGDLDSYLIEITAEILAFRDENNDPLVEKILDAAGQKGTGKWTAVSALDAGIPLTLIGESVFARCLSAQKDLRVSASKIYDAPKVDFKGDKQQFVDDLEAALLGSKIISYAQGYDLMRESAKENNWDLNYGDIALMWRGGCIIRSTFLGKIKEAYDKNPTLEHLMLDDFFRDKLEAAAKGWRNVVATAVANGIAVPALSSALSYFDGFRTADSPANMLQAQRDYFGAHTYERKDGKRGEFHHTNWTGRGGDTASTTYNV
- the elbB gene encoding isoprenoid biosynthesis glyoxalase ElbB is translated as MFKNKIVHYKYLLVMKKVAVILSGCGVYDGTEIHEATSTLIALSMRGISYQCFAPNIMQHHVVNHLTGEEMEEQRNVLVESARIARGDIKEIGDFSAEIYDAVIFPGGFGVAKNLCDLAFKGAECEVNEDIRKVILWMVKEEKPIGALCISPAMIAKVLPHADLTIGQDQDTIDVIEAMEGVHHKTKSCEVIVDEKYKLATTPCYMLDVSIAEVFQGALNIVDEIIQLWEEKK
- a CDS encoding alkaline phosphatase family protein, with product MKHSIKLLLPLLLLVVNIPSFAQNNSSKVVVNIFIENMRNDYIIRYWPHLREDGFKRFYRQGYICSNVQMSQSVMDRSSSITTLTTGSWPQVHGIVSNHWYHWLNNEKVEAVDDPYYITVGSDSDEGKASAHHLLVPTMGDQIKQISLKRSKTYTISLNRNTAILASGHISDGAYWLDNTSGNFISSSYYLETFPEWAFLFNKKRLIDDYITRKWEPLLPESEYSESLADDYILEKGYAQRYNSFPHDLEDLHKKSGSYKILKSTPYGNQLVSDFAKNLIESEELGKDQSVYQLNIVFSTMDSEGINFGPTSMEMEDTFLRLDTNIASMLSFLDQKYGKGNYLVSIANFNPTQYGVEYLNEELKMPVKYFDPTAATALLKSYLNIRFEKGNWILLSENQQIFFDRDLIRKRKLSLTEFQNETATFLKDFEAISQAWSASTLLQTDFTSQNNLPFSHGFNAKRSGDVVFKLRPNWAVKDRYSTPSYYGDKQLMFMFLGNGIRHYNDPKLYNATDLTPSISYLISIPSPSGSSGQAITNIKK
- a CDS encoding CYTH domain-containing protein; this encodes MAKEIERKFIISKDIPLEGLPFSSIEQGYLSTDPNKTVRVRIKDTTAFLTIKGRTEGITRDEFEYTIPIDDAKQLLKMTSNKINKKRYYYHNPPHLWEIDIFEDENRGLYLAEVELNESTEEVILPQWIIKEVSGEDKYYNSQLCISPFTSWSNEP
- a CDS encoding DEAD/DEAH box helicase, giving the protein MSFDTLGLREELVLGVKELGFENPTPIQSEAIPLLLEEQSDFVGLAQTGTGKTAAFGLPLLNSIDSTISDTQGVIVCPTRELCLQIEKDLNNFAKMMPWVRIVSVYGGANIALQIKELRRGAHIIVATPGRFVDLISRGKARLEQVKVAVLDEADEMLNMGFKAELDAILEATPDHRSTWLFSATMPAEVKRISKAYMSNPKELSVGGVNETSNNISHEYYAVRERDRYEALKRVIDFQPNIYGVVFCRTRMETQEIADKLMRDGYSADSLHGDLSQAQRDAVMNSFRKKRIQMLVATDVAARGIDVSDLTHVIHYKLPDDPEVYTHRSGRTGRAGKKGTSIAFITSKEQRRIQDIQRTVKAKFEAKEIPSIEDICQTKLYSLVDDLKDVTVHDQEIDQYIEKVSDKLDELSREELIKKIVSKEFNQFLDYYRNARDISCDFKQLSKRSREDRSSRTSQPTRSGMSRFFINAGHLDGLNKGALVRIICESTNMRGHLIGAIDIKSAYSFFEVETSSSDQVVNSSSNFDFEGKSLRVEKAEGGGGSDRRSGGGDRRRSGGGDRRRSGGGSDRRSGGSDRRGGGSDRRSGGSSDRRGGDGDRRSGSGKFNGGDDNFHDNGGGNRRFGNKRRSFKRSN